The Chthonomonadales bacterium genome includes a region encoding these proteins:
- the infB gene encoding translation initiation factor IF-2 yields the protein MGIRVSELASELGMGGAELVSALGDLGVPVPGPAAIVDADTAQAMREMFGKQTDGARVVEMSSAATVKDLADAVGASAADVQKKLMAMGVLASINQRLGADVARKLASAYGVRLRPKLEPKAAAPAAPAKHKGPGGGPQSRPPVVTIMGHVDHGKTTLLDAIRHTNVVEGEFGGITQHIGAYQVDVDFEGEKRRITFLDTPGHAAFTAMRARGASVTDIAILVVAADDGIMPQTIEAIDHARAAEVPIIVAINKIDKPEAEPDRVKTQLTEYNLVPREYGGDIECVPVSAKTGQGVNDLLEHIAFQADVMELRADPYARPRGVIVEARQEVGRGPVATVLVQQGTLRVGDAVVCGLAHGRVRAMMNERGERLNKATPAMPVEILGLSVVPQAGDRLDEVKDERTARQSAEQRARTSRANRLATAQRVTLEDLYRRIREGETKELNLVVKADVQGSVEAVVGQLQQLPQDEVGVRVIHSGVGNIGENDIMLASASSAVVIGFNVRADQPAQAAAEREHIEVRTFHVIYELTESVERAMKGMLEPIYEEIALGKAEVRATFRTPRGVIIAGCYVTEGKIVRNAAVRVRRGRDVVYTSKVDSLKHLKDDAREIAQGFECGIVVADFADVQIGDVLEVFEQRQVER from the coding sequence ATGGGTATCAGAGTGAGCGAGTTGGCCAGCGAGTTGGGGATGGGCGGAGCCGAGCTGGTGAGCGCGCTCGGCGACCTGGGCGTGCCGGTGCCGGGTCCGGCGGCCATCGTCGATGCCGATACGGCGCAGGCCATGCGCGAGATGTTCGGCAAGCAGACCGACGGCGCACGGGTGGTCGAGATGAGTTCCGCCGCCACGGTGAAGGACCTGGCCGACGCGGTGGGCGCGAGCGCCGCCGATGTGCAGAAGAAGCTGATGGCGATGGGCGTGCTGGCCAGCATCAACCAGCGGCTCGGCGCGGACGTTGCCCGGAAGCTCGCGTCGGCATACGGCGTCCGCCTCCGGCCGAAGCTGGAGCCAAAAGCCGCCGCCCCGGCTGCTCCCGCCAAGCACAAGGGGCCCGGCGGCGGCCCGCAGTCGCGTCCGCCCGTGGTGACCATCATGGGCCACGTCGATCACGGCAAAACGACGCTGCTGGACGCCATTCGCCACACCAACGTGGTCGAGGGCGAGTTCGGCGGCATCACGCAGCACATCGGCGCCTACCAGGTCGACGTCGACTTCGAGGGCGAGAAGCGGCGCATCACCTTCCTGGACACGCCCGGCCACGCGGCCTTCACCGCCATGCGTGCTCGCGGCGCCAGCGTCACCGACATCGCCATCCTCGTGGTCGCCGCCGACGACGGCATCATGCCCCAGACGATCGAGGCGATCGACCACGCCCGCGCCGCCGAGGTGCCCATCATCGTCGCGATCAACAAGATCGACAAGCCCGAGGCAGAGCCGGACCGCGTGAAGACGCAGCTCACCGAGTACAATCTGGTGCCCCGCGAGTACGGCGGTGACATCGAATGCGTACCTGTGTCGGCCAAGACCGGCCAGGGCGTGAACGACCTGCTTGAGCACATCGCCTTCCAGGCCGACGTGATGGAGCTCCGCGCCGATCCCTACGCGCGACCGCGTGGCGTGATCGTGGAGGCGCGCCAGGAGGTCGGTCGCGGACCTGTCGCCACCGTGCTGGTGCAGCAGGGCACGCTGCGAGTCGGTGACGCCGTCGTGTGCGGGCTCGCCCACGGCCGCGTGCGCGCCATGATGAACGAGCGCGGCGAGCGCCTGAACAAAGCCACACCGGCGATGCCCGTCGAGATCCTGGGCCTCTCGGTGGTTCCTCAGGCCGGCGACCGTCTCGACGAGGTGAAGGACGAGCGCACCGCCCGGCAATCGGCCGAGCAGCGCGCGCGGACGAGCCGGGCCAACCGCCTGGCGACGGCCCAGCGCGTCACGCTTGAGGACCTCTACCGCCGCATCCGCGAGGGTGAGACCAAGGAGCTTAACCTGGTCGTCAAGGCCGACGTTCAGGGCTCGGTCGAGGCCGTCGTGGGCCAACTCCAGCAGCTCCCGCAGGACGAGGTCGGCGTCCGCGTGATCCACAGCGGCGTCGGGAACATCGGCGAGAACGACATCATGCTGGCCTCGGCCTCGAGCGCCGTCGTCATCGGGTTCAACGTGCGCGCCGACCAGCCGGCGCAGGCAGCCGCCGAGCGCGAGCATATCGAGGTACGCACGTTCCACGTCATCTACGAGCTCACCGAATCGGTCGAGCGCGCCATGAAGGGTATGCTCGAGCCGATCTATGAGGAGATCGCGCTCGGAAAGGCCGAGGTTCGCGCGACGTTCCGAACCCCGCGCGGGGTCATCATCGCCGGCTGCTACGTCACCGAGGGCAAGATCGTGCGCAACGCCGCGGTCCGAGTGCGCCGCGGCCGCGATGTGGTCTACACGAGCAAGGTCGATTCGCTCAAGCACCTGAAGGACGATGCCCGCGAGATCGCGCAGGGCTTCGAGTGCGGGATCGTGGTGGCCGACTTCGCCGACGTGCAGATCGGCGACGTTCTTGAGGTGTTCGAGCAGCGCCAGGTAGAGCGCTAG
- a CDS encoding DUF503 domain-containing protein, translated as MSIGSLTVVLRLPEAQSLKDKRQVVKSLIEVVRRRFNVAVAEVDDLEQWRRATIGIVCVSNDAAHTNRMLDKVLDFIESNPAYTVAEVEMEML; from the coding sequence ATGAGCATCGGTTCGCTGACCGTGGTGCTGCGCCTCCCGGAGGCGCAGTCGCTCAAGGACAAGCGCCAGGTCGTCAAGAGCCTGATCGAGGTGGTCCGACGGCGCTTCAATGTCGCGGTGGCCGAAGTCGACGATCTCGAGCAGTGGCGCCGCGCGACGATCGGCATCGTCTGCGTGTCGAACGACGCGGCGCACACCAACCGCATGCTGGATAAGGTGCTGGACTTCATCGAGAGCAACCCCGCCTACACGGTCGCGGAGGTGGAGATGGAGATGCTGTAG
- the rbfA gene encoding 30S ribosome-binding factor RbfA, whose product MSTIRQEQIQTRLVEEISDMLRRDLKDPRLGFITVTNAEISRDLRHARVFVSVLGSEEEREASIAALRRAAGFIRGEFTRRARLRVAPEIDFRHDEGIARGARLLELLHTIELPAGAPDGGAQGGGDGGAQSPPDRDRQPHQP is encoded by the coding sequence ATGTCTACCATACGGCAGGAACAGATACAGACGAGGCTGGTCGAGGAGATCAGCGACATGCTACGCCGCGACCTCAAGGATCCGCGTCTCGGCTTCATCACGGTGACGAACGCCGAGATCTCCCGCGACCTGCGGCACGCGCGAGTGTTCGTGAGCGTGCTGGGCAGCGAGGAGGAGCGAGAGGCGAGCATTGCCGCCCTGCGTAGGGCGGCAGGCTTCATCAGGGGCGAGTTCACGCGCCGGGCGCGCTTGCGCGTGGCGCCGGAGATCGACTTCCGTCATGACGAAGGCATCGCGCGTGGCGCCAGATTGCTCGAGCTCCTGCACACCATCGAGCTCCCTGCAGGCGCGCCTGATGGAGGCGCTCAGGGCGGCGGCGACGGCGGTGCGCAGAGCCCGCCGGATCGTGATCGCCAGCCACATCAACCCTGA
- a CDS encoding bifunctional oligoribonuclease/PAP phosphatase NrnA: MEALRAAATAVRRARRIVIASHINPDGDTLGSSLALTHALRAMGKAVLPLCSDGVPDIYRWMPGQEWVQRSTDRRDFDLGIVCDTGSLDRTGAARPAVESAAETLCLDHHVTEGQCGDVRLVDARAAATGELTYALLRELRAPLTRAIADCLMCALVTDTGSFRFMNVTPYTFRISGVLMRYGACPAAISELVFENRSLASAKLLGRALDSLRLSECGRVAWAHVTARDFAELDATDEETEGIVNHVRSIRGANVGLFFREVPGRQVRVSLRARAGFDVSRIAQQFGGGGHQLAAGCSLPPPLAEAEPAVVAAVLASLPPAPGRH; encoded by the coding sequence ATGGAGGCGCTCAGGGCGGCGGCGACGGCGGTGCGCAGAGCCCGCCGGATCGTGATCGCCAGCCACATCAACCCTGATGGCGATACGCTCGGCAGCAGTCTTGCCCTCACCCACGCGCTGCGCGCGATGGGCAAGGCCGTGCTGCCGCTCTGCTCCGATGGTGTCCCGGACATCTACCGGTGGATGCCCGGCCAGGAGTGGGTGCAGCGCTCCACCGACCGCCGCGACTTCGACCTGGGCATCGTCTGTGATACGGGCTCGCTGGATCGCACCGGCGCGGCGCGGCCCGCGGTCGAGTCCGCCGCCGAGACGCTCTGCCTCGACCACCACGTGACCGAGGGGCAGTGCGGCGACGTGCGCCTGGTGGATGCCCGAGCCGCCGCCACGGGCGAGCTCACCTACGCCCTACTGCGCGAACTGCGCGCCCCTCTGACCCGGGCGATCGCCGACTGTCTGATGTGCGCCCTGGTGACCGACACGGGCTCCTTCCGCTTCATGAACGTGACCCCCTACACGTTCCGCATCTCCGGGGTGCTGATGCGCTACGGCGCCTGCCCGGCCGCCATCAGCGAGCTCGTCTTCGAGAACCGCTCCCTGGCGAGCGCCAAGCTGCTCGGGCGTGCGCTCGACTCGCTGCGGCTCTCCGAGTGCGGACGGGTCGCCTGGGCCCACGTGACGGCGCGCGACTTCGCTGAACTCGACGCCACCGACGAAGAGACGGAAGGCATCGTCAACCACGTGCGCTCCATTCGCGGGGCCAACGTCGGCCTCTTCTTCCGCGAGGTCCCCGGCCGCCAGGTCCGCGTGAGCCTTCGCGCGCGCGCGGGCTTCGACGTGAGCCGCATCGCCCAGCAGTTCGGCGGTGGCGGCCACCAGCTTGCGGCGGGGTGCTCGCTGCCCCCGCCGTTGGCTGAGGCCGAGCCAGCAGTCGTGGCCGCCGTGCTGGCCAGCCTGCCCCCGGCGCCAGGCCGGCATTGA
- the truB gene encoding tRNA pseudouridine(55) synthase TruB — translation MPNGVLAVHKPGGITSHDVVGIVRRLFGTRRVGHAGTLDPLATGVLAVCVGPATRIAEYLAASTKEYIAGVEFGVQTDTQDATGRIVAEDDASSLTPAAVEEALRSFRGTIRQVPPMVSAVHHEGRRLYALAREGLTVERAPREVTISTVVLEEFVAGARATARLRVGCSAGTYIRALAADLGCALGVGGAMASLVRTRSGSIRLEACRTLEHLVAMREAGRLAEALVPIASALAGWPRAELDEAATEDVLHGRPVRVREGTGLGSGMPVLALLVDVRGDAVAIARVADAVAAPLKVLVRAT, via the coding sequence ATGCCGAATGGCGTGCTCGCCGTCCACAAGCCCGGCGGCATCACCTCGCACGACGTGGTCGGCATCGTCCGTCGTCTCTTCGGCACGCGCCGCGTCGGGCACGCCGGCACCCTCGACCCGCTCGCGACTGGCGTCCTGGCCGTCTGCGTCGGCCCGGCCACGCGCATCGCCGAGTACCTGGCCGCTTCGACCAAGGAGTACATCGCCGGGGTCGAGTTCGGCGTGCAGACCGACACGCAGGACGCGACGGGGCGGATCGTGGCCGAGGACGACGCCTCATCGCTGACCCCGGCCGCCGTCGAAGAGGCGCTGCGCTCCTTTCGCGGTACAATACGGCAGGTTCCGCCGATGGTCTCGGCCGTGCACCACGAGGGTCGGCGCCTTTACGCGCTTGCGCGCGAGGGATTGACGGTCGAGCGAGCGCCGCGCGAGGTCACCATCTCGACGGTCGTTCTGGAGGAGTTCGTTGCGGGCGCCCGGGCCACGGCCCGCTTGCGCGTCGGGTGCTCGGCGGGGACCTACATCCGCGCGCTGGCCGCCGACCTGGGCTGCGCGCTCGGCGTGGGAGGGGCGATGGCGTCGCTCGTGCGCACGCGCTCGGGCTCGATCCGCCTGGAGGCGTGTCGAACGCTCGAGCACCTCGTGGCGATGCGCGAGGCGGGGCGACTGGCCGAGGCCCTCGTGCCGATCGCCAGCGCACTAGCCGGCTGGCCCCGCGCGGAGCTCGACGAGGCCGCGACAGAGGACGTGCTCCACGGTCGGCCCGTACGGGTACGTGAGGGCACGGGCCTCGGCTCCGGCATGCCCGTGCTGGCGCTGCTGGTGGACGTCCGCGGCGACGCGGTGGCGATCGCTCGGGTGGCGGACGCGGTGGCGGCGCCGCTCAAGGTGCTTGTGCGCGCGACCTGA
- a CDS encoding bifunctional riboflavin kinase/FAD synthetase, whose translation MRVWDGIESVDPPLVATSVAIGTFDGVHLGHQALIGTAVADARANGRAAVVFTFDRHPAETITPGHTPGYLTTPARRAALIGELGADDLVVARFDEALRQMTAEDFVRQVLSGRLGARAVVAGQGFRFGRDQRGDDALLQSLGQRLGFEVRSVAPVLVDGERVSSTRVRQLVQEGSVERAARVLGRPYAIAGVVERGQRLGRRLGYPTANVRTTYPLVVPGDGVYATWALLGEARRPGACSVGLRPTVDGRSRVIEVFILDYSGDLYGRTVELQFVSRLREQRRFESLEALTEQMRLDVEQVARTLRGVQ comes from the coding sequence ATGCGGGTCTGGGACGGAATAGAGAGCGTCGATCCCCCACTCGTCGCCACAAGCGTCGCGATCGGCACGTTCGATGGCGTGCACCTGGGCCACCAGGCGCTGATCGGCACGGCCGTCGCCGATGCCCGCGCCAACGGCCGCGCGGCGGTTGTTTTCACCTTCGATCGTCACCCGGCGGAGACCATCACGCCCGGCCACACCCCCGGCTACCTAACCACACCGGCGCGGCGCGCTGCCCTCATCGGCGAACTGGGCGCCGACGACCTGGTTGTCGCCCGCTTCGACGAGGCGCTCCGCCAGATGACGGCCGAGGATTTCGTGCGCCAGGTGCTCAGCGGGCGTCTTGGCGCGCGCGCCGTGGTCGCCGGCCAGGGCTTTCGCTTCGGCCGCGACCAGCGCGGCGACGACGCACTCCTCCAGTCGTTGGGGCAGCGGCTCGGCTTCGAAGTGCGAAGCGTGGCGCCTGTGTTGGTCGACGGCGAGCGCGTATCGAGCACACGGGTCCGCCAGCTCGTGCAGGAGGGGAGCGTCGAGCGCGCAGCCCGGGTGCTGGGACGGCCGTACGCCATCGCCGGGGTGGTGGAGCGCGGGCAGCGTCTCGGCCGACGTCTTGGCTATCCGACAGCGAACGTGCGCACGACGTACCCCCTGGTGGTGCCCGGCGACGGCGTCTACGCGACCTGGGCGCTCCTGGGCGAGGCTCGCCGCCCGGGCGCCTGCAGCGTCGGCCTGCGCCCGACGGTCGACGGTCGAAGCCGCGTGATCGAGGTGTTCATACTCGACTACTCCGGAGATCTCTACGGGCGCACGGTGGAGCTCCAGTTCGTGTCGCGCCTTCGCGAGCAGCGCCGCTTCGAGTCGCTAGAGGCGCTCACCGAGCAGATGCGCCTGGATGTCGAGCAGGTGGCGCGCACGCTGCGCGGTGTGCAATGA
- a CDS encoding Do family serine endopeptidase, producing MLARISSGPRARFTAIAAALVFGIGLSGAMVARNGWAAEPGQKAGKSADSVPLRERTSVLAAMQSGFVAIAERVEPAIVSVRAKRTIRTAQAGPDLGDLFGQFRALPGVPRGMTPMPRQFRAEAGGSGVVVRSDGWILTNDHVVDGADKVTVKLNDGREFEGTVRRDFRSDLALIKIPVDNLPALQFADSDEVRVGQWAIAFGSPFSLDETMTLGIVSARGRQTTISEGGEGRFYPSLIQTDASVNPGNSGGPLVDITGRIMGINVAINSPTGGSVGIGFAIPANSASDVVDQLIEHGKVTRGFLGLVPSALTPVQRDRYGVKSGGALVESVQDGTPAAKAGVQVEDVIVRFNGRPVNSDVDLRRMAAGTRPDTTVDVVVRRGGAEKTLRVTLGSAPNVPAQEQPRSDAEEGGKLGIRVEPLTPERARQFNLGSDVSGVIVTGVQNGGPASDAGLQPGDVIMRANGRAVRNAEDLSALTSDAKSGDRIALVVMRDKSRSLVTLRIP from the coding sequence ATGTTAGCTCGCATCTCGTCCGGGCCGCGCGCGCGCTTCACCGCGATCGCCGCCGCCCTCGTCTTCGGGATCGGCCTGTCGGGTGCGATGGTCGCGCGCAACGGGTGGGCCGCCGAGCCGGGCCAGAAGGCCGGCAAGAGCGCGGACTCGGTTCCGCTGCGCGAGCGCACGTCGGTGCTCGCGGCGATGCAGAGCGGCTTCGTCGCCATTGCCGAGCGTGTCGAGCCCGCGATCGTGTCGGTCCGAGCCAAAAGAACGATTCGCACCGCCCAGGCCGGCCCGGACCTCGGCGATCTGTTCGGCCAGTTCCGCGCATTGCCCGGCGTGCCGCGCGGCATGACCCCGATGCCCCGCCAGTTCCGCGCGGAGGCCGGCGGCAGCGGCGTCGTGGTGCGCTCCGACGGTTGGATCCTGACCAACGACCACGTCGTCGACGGTGCCGACAAGGTGACCGTGAAGCTCAACGACGGCCGCGAGTTCGAGGGCACGGTTCGACGGGACTTCCGAAGCGACCTCGCGCTGATCAAGATCCCGGTTGACAACCTGCCGGCCCTCCAGTTCGCCGACTCCGACGAGGTTCGCGTCGGCCAGTGGGCCATCGCCTTCGGGTCGCCGTTCTCGCTGGACGAGACGATGACGCTGGGTATTGTGAGCGCGCGCGGTCGCCAGACCACCATCTCGGAGGGTGGCGAGGGCCGCTTCTACCCGAGCCTCATCCAGACCGATGCTTCCGTGAACCCAGGCAACTCGGGCGGTCCTCTCGTGGACATCACCGGTCGCATCATGGGCATTAACGTCGCCATCAACTCGCCAACCGGCGGCAGCGTCGGCATCGGCTTCGCGATCCCGGCGAACTCCGCCAGCGACGTCGTCGATCAGCTGATCGAGCACGGCAAGGTAACGCGCGGGTTCCTGGGCCTCGTCCCGAGCGCGCTGACGCCGGTGCAGCGTGACCGCTACGGCGTCAAGTCCGGCGGTGCGCTGGTCGAGTCGGTCCAGGACGGCACTCCGGCGGCGAAGGCCGGCGTGCAGGTCGAGGACGTGATCGTCCGCTTCAACGGCAGACCCGTCAACAGCGACGTCGACCTGCGCCGAATGGCCGCCGGCACGCGGCCAGACACGACCGTCGATGTGGTTGTGCGCCGCGGCGGCGCCGAGAAGACGCTGCGCGTGACTCTCGGCTCGGCGCCCAACGTCCCGGCGCAGGAGCAGCCGCGGAGCGACGCCGAGGAGGGCGGCAAGCTCGGCATTCGCGTCGAGCCGCTCACTCCGGAGCGGGCCCGCCAGTTCAACCTCGGCAGCGATGTGTCCGGAGTCATCGTGACGGGCGTGCAGAACGGCGGCCCGGCCTCGGATGCCGGACTGCAGCCCGGCGACGTCATCATGCGCGCCAACGGCCGCGCCGTCCGCAACGCGGAGGATCTGTCGGCGCTGACGAGTGACGCCAAGAGCGGTGACCGCATCGCGCTCGTGGTGATGCGCGACAAGTCACGCTCGCTGGTTACGCTGCGGATCCCCTGA
- a CDS encoding sulfatase, whose protein sequence is MNIILFSLDTLRADRLSCYGHQRQTSPHLDRLAAQGALFTEFFSPHIPTFPGHTTMMTGRDVYAHHITGQSGTPELPASIPMLAEILQRAGYFTGAADNLGRWFTRGFELYEGYQWETAGLREWRKAEAVTSTALRVIDAAASQDRPFFLFLHYWDPHTPYLPPAPFSRMFYEGDERDPANTSMAPVWEFEAFRWYFNEWMPGVTDIEFPKAQYDAEIAYMDACLAHVFARIEAHGLLDGTLLVFTADHGEELDEHGCWFDHHGLYDPNVRIPLVLRLPGRIAAGARVPGFTRTQDIVPTVLDYANLLDPALRLDGASMRPLLEPAPGRVFSPDPLYPARGTCDILHLTENTWMKKRALRTHAWKLITALEPDIHGFPMAELYDLTRDPGEQRNLAEELPDVVAGLRAQMDEHVRRRTTNAGLPDPLPTQPIPLRRIGRVEEAVPRDEAVAPADEKLCEGDFVGYEREEEPAG, encoded by the coding sequence TTGAACATCATCCTCTTCAGCCTGGACACGCTGCGGGCGGACCGCCTCTCCTGCTACGGCCATCAACGTCAGACAAGCCCGCACCTCGATCGCCTCGCCGCGCAGGGCGCGCTCTTCACCGAGTTCTTCAGCCCGCACATCCCGACTTTCCCCGGCCATACCACTATGATGACCGGTCGGGACGTGTACGCGCACCATATCACCGGCCAGTCGGGCACGCCGGAGTTGCCCGCGAGCATCCCGATGCTTGCGGAGATCCTCCAGCGCGCGGGGTACTTCACGGGGGCCGCCGACAACCTGGGCCGCTGGTTCACACGCGGTTTCGAGTTGTACGAGGGGTACCAATGGGAGACCGCCGGCCTCCGTGAATGGCGGAAGGCCGAGGCGGTCACCTCTACCGCGCTCCGCGTCATCGATGCGGCGGCCAGCCAGGACCGGCCGTTCTTCCTGTTCCTGCACTACTGGGACCCGCACACGCCCTATCTCCCCCCGGCGCCCTTCAGCCGCATGTTCTACGAGGGGGACGAGCGCGACCCGGCCAACACGAGCATGGCGCCCGTCTGGGAGTTCGAGGCGTTTCGCTGGTACTTCAACGAGTGGATGCCGGGAGTCACCGACATCGAGTTCCCCAAGGCGCAGTACGACGCCGAGATCGCCTACATGGACGCGTGCCTCGCGCACGTGTTCGCGCGCATCGAGGCGCACGGACTGCTCGACGGCACGCTTCTGGTCTTCACCGCCGACCATGGCGAGGAGTTGGATGAGCACGGCTGCTGGTTCGACCATCACGGGCTGTACGACCCCAACGTGCGAATCCCCCTCGTGCTGCGGCTTCCGGGCCGCATTGCCGCCGGCGCGCGCGTGCCGGGGTTCACGCGAACGCAGGACATCGTGCCCACGGTGCTCGACTACGCCAACTTGCTCGACCCGGCGCTGCGGCTCGACGGCGCCAGCATGCGCCCGCTGCTGGAGCCCGCGCCCGGCCGCGTCTTCTCGCCCGACCCGCTCTATCCGGCGCGCGGCACGTGCGACATCCTGCACCTCACCGAGAACACCTGGATGAAGAAGCGCGCGCTGCGCACGCACGCATGGAAGCTGATCACGGCGCTCGAGCCCGACATCCACGGCTTCCCGATGGCGGAGCTCTACGACCTGACGCGGGACCCCGGCGAACAGCGCAACCTGGCCGAGGAGCTGCCGGACGTGGTGGCCGGCCTGCGCGCGCAGATGGACGAGCACGTCCGCCGTCGGACGACGAACGCCGGCCTGCCCGACCCGTTGCCGACACAGCCGATCCCCCTGCGGCGCATCGGCCGCGTGGAGGAAGCGGTGCCGAGGGACGAGGCGGTCGCGCCGGCCGACGAGAAGCTCTGTGAGGGCGATTTCGTGGGTTACGAGCGCGAGGAGGAGCCCGCCGGATGA
- a CDS encoding sialate O-acetylesterase, with the protein MIRVLHGLADHQVLQRGQNGAAEAALNGTCGSERAGTVEARVCAAGYPIAGHDWRAIGFAADGRWHGRLDGLPTGGPYRVDLRLAEDPEHTTAVRDLLVGDVWVLAGQSNMEGVGDLVDVEPPSPFVHSLDMTDTWMLAEEPLHWLCDSPDAAHAEQSAPAQAEARRVARERRTKGAGLGLAFAVEMHRLTGSPIGLLPCAHGGTSMAQWDPELRGEGGASLYGSLVRRVRLAGGRVRGVLWYQGESDADPLAAVRYRERMVEFVAGLRADLDDGQLPLAMAQIGRFAWPPDGSYPSPWNTIQEVQRTLADQVAGTVMVPTVDLELDDGIHVGTQGLRRLGRRVARAACGALLGAPGGALPLRLDGAERDGASVRVRFAGVNGALRRDARPAGFSLCDPSGHDLALIYKVTLPAGSPGTLVLHLNEPAPPGTHLWYGRGSDPYCNVTDDADMAAPVFGPIVLP; encoded by the coding sequence ATGATCCGCGTACTGCACGGCCTAGCCGATCACCAGGTGCTGCAGCGCGGCCAGAACGGCGCGGCCGAGGCCGCGCTGAACGGCACATGCGGCTCGGAGCGCGCCGGGACCGTCGAGGCGCGCGTGTGCGCGGCAGGCTATCCCATCGCCGGCCACGACTGGCGGGCCATCGGCTTCGCCGCCGACGGGCGCTGGCACGGGCGCCTCGACGGCCTTCCGACGGGTGGTCCCTATCGCGTCGACCTGCGGCTCGCGGAGGATCCGGAGCACACCACGGCGGTGCGCGATCTGCTCGTCGGCGACGTGTGGGTGCTCGCGGGCCAGTCCAACATGGAAGGCGTCGGTGACCTGGTGGACGTCGAGCCTCCCAGCCCGTTCGTCCACAGCCTCGATATGACGGACACCTGGATGCTGGCGGAGGAGCCGCTGCACTGGCTGTGCGACTCGCCGGACGCCGCGCACGCCGAGCAGAGCGCGCCCGCGCAGGCAGAGGCGCGGCGCGTGGCGCGCGAGAGGCGCACGAAGGGCGCGGGGCTCGGCCTCGCCTTCGCCGTGGAGATGCATCGCCTCACCGGTTCGCCGATCGGCCTGCTCCCGTGCGCGCACGGCGGCACGTCAATGGCCCAGTGGGACCCAGAACTGCGCGGCGAGGGCGGCGCATCGCTCTACGGCTCGCTGGTGCGGCGTGTGCGCCTGGCGGGCGGCCGCGTGCGGGGCGTGCTGTGGTACCAGGGAGAGTCCGACGCGGACCCGCTCGCGGCGGTGCGCTATCGCGAGCGCATGGTGGAGTTCGTGGCCGGCCTGCGCGCCGACCTGGACGATGGGCAACTGCCCCTGGCGATGGCGCAGATCGGCCGCTTCGCCTGGCCCCCCGACGGCTCCTACCCGAGCCCCTGGAACACGATCCAGGAGGTGCAGCGCACCCTGGCGGACCAGGTGGCCGGCACCGTGATGGTCCCGACCGTCGATCTCGAGCTGGACGACGGGATCCACGTGGGAACGCAGGGCCTCAGACGCCTCGGCCGCCGCGTCGCCCGCGCCGCCTGCGGGGCGCTGCTCGGCGCGCCGGGCGGGGCCCTGCCCCTGCGGCTCGACGGGGCGGAGCGCGACGGCGCGAGCGTGCGGGTCCGGTTCGCGGGGGTAAACGGGGCGCTGCGGCGCGATGCGCGGCCGGCCGGCTTCTCGCTGTGCGACCCCTCCGGCCACGACCTGGCGTTGATCTACAAGGTGACGCTGCCCGCCGGGTCGCCCGGCACGCTCGTACTGCACCTGAACGAGCCAGCGCCGCCCGGCACGCACCTCTGGTATGGACGCGGGAGCGACCCCTACTGCAACGTGACGGACGACGCGGACATGGCGGCGCCGGTTTTCGGCCCCATCGTGCTGCCGTAG
- a CDS encoding OmpA family protein: MRDDTPIIVVKKKADHAGHHGGAWKVAYADFVTAMMAFFLVMWILGLNQNVRESIAAYFNDPSGMLKTHAGGSSPMSIARDASGGKPSLLPSMAGLLRDPGDTRRFKAAKQALERRLERIPKLSALSRHVEISITREGLRIELIEVGDSLFFEKGSARLKPDAQQLLRMIAGELRTLPNDITMEGHTDTRPYAGGVLAYSNWELSTDRANSARRAMVRTLRPEQVVEVRGYADRKLRDVKKPTADSNRRVTILVMAGGHVPPPAVGLSRVDAGPGVTPRPVDLRGEYRAAERDARQ; the protein is encoded by the coding sequence ATGCGGGACGACACCCCCATCATCGTCGTCAAGAAGAAGGCGGACCACGCAGGGCATCACGGCGGCGCATGGAAGGTGGCCTACGCCGATTTCGTCACCGCAATGATGGCGTTCTTTCTCGTCATGTGGATTCTCGGCCTCAACCAGAACGTGCGCGAGTCGATCGCCGCCTACTTCAACGACCCGAGCGGGATGCTCAAGACCCACGCCGGCGGAAGCAGCCCCATGAGCATCGCGCGCGATGCCTCCGGCGGCAAGCCCAGCCTGCTGCCGTCGATGGCGGGTCTGCTGCGCGACCCGGGCGATACGCGGCGGTTCAAGGCGGCCAAGCAGGCGCTGGAGCGGCGACTCGAGCGCATCCCGAAGCTCAGCGCGCTGAGCCGGCACGTGGAGATCAGCATCACGCGCGAGGGCCTGCGGATCGAGCTGATCGAGGTAGGAGACTCCCTTTTCTTCGAGAAGGGCAGTGCCAGACTCAAGCCAGATGCCCAGCAACTCCTGCGGATGATCGCCGGGGAGCTGCGAACGCTCCCGAACGATATTACCATGGAGGGGCACACCGATACCCGCCCGTACGCGGGCGGCGTCCTCGCCTACTCCAACTGGGAGCTCTCCACCGACCGCGCCAATTCGGCGCGGCGCGCCATGGTGCGAACCCTTCGACCCGAGCAGGTGGTGGAGGTGCGCGGCTACGCCGACCGCAAACTGCGTGACGTCAAGAAGCCCACCGCCGACAGCAATCGGCGCGTGACGATCCTCGTGATGGCGGGCGGGCACGTCCCACCGCCCGCGGTCGGGCTCTCGCGTGTCGACGCAGGGCCGGGGGTGACACCCAGGCCGGTGGACCTTCGCGGGGAGTATCGGGCGGCGGAGCGCGACGCGCGCCAGTGA